The following coding sequences lie in one Actinomyces capricornis genomic window:
- the rsmH gene encoding 16S rRNA (cytosine(1402)-N(4))-methyltransferase RsmH, producing MTARAGTPGAAPGAAQRHTPVLLERCLDLLAPALQDVPAPVMIDGTLGMGGHTEAALERFERLTVIGIDRDAQAIALATERLARFGPRFQAVHTTYDRIDEVAWSHAGQARDGGPGGVDAVLMDLGVSSLQLDEVERGFSYARPAPLDMRMDQGSGTTAQELLEQASQEELVWILRTYGEERFAPRIAAALVRRREEGRAVGSTAELAELVRASVPAAARRSGGHPAKRTFQALRIAVNSELDVLQRALPRALDALRVGGRLVVESYQSLEDRIVKQVLAAGAASRAPEGLPLIPEADQPYLELLTHGAIKADAQEIESNPRSASVRLRAAMRTREALRAPALGVERPTGPAPGPHSPRQPRRAPRSPRAQRHTRNPGGAHR from the coding sequence ATGACGGCGAGGGCAGGTACCCCGGGCGCAGCGCCGGGGGCGGCGCAGCGGCACACCCCCGTGCTGCTCGAGCGCTGCCTGGACCTCCTGGCCCCCGCCCTCCAGGACGTGCCGGCCCCGGTGATGATCGACGGCACGCTGGGCATGGGCGGCCACACCGAGGCCGCCCTGGAGCGCTTCGAGCGCCTCACCGTCATCGGCATCGATCGCGATGCCCAGGCGATCGCCCTGGCCACCGAGCGACTGGCGCGCTTCGGTCCGCGCTTCCAGGCCGTGCACACCACTTACGACCGCATCGACGAGGTCGCCTGGAGCCATGCCGGGCAGGCCCGCGATGGCGGCCCGGGGGGTGTGGACGCGGTCCTCATGGACCTGGGCGTCTCCTCCCTCCAGCTCGACGAGGTCGAGCGGGGCTTCTCCTATGCGCGGCCCGCACCCCTGGACATGCGCATGGACCAGGGCAGTGGCACCACCGCTCAGGAGCTGCTGGAGCAGGCCAGTCAGGAGGAGCTGGTCTGGATCCTGCGCACCTACGGCGAGGAGCGCTTCGCCCCGCGGATCGCCGCCGCCCTGGTGCGCCGCCGCGAGGAGGGCCGGGCCGTGGGCAGCACCGCCGAGCTGGCCGAGCTGGTGCGCGCATCGGTGCCCGCCGCCGCCCGGCGCAGCGGGGGGCACCCGGCCAAGCGCACCTTCCAGGCCCTGCGCATCGCGGTCAACTCCGAGCTCGACGTCCTCCAGCGGGCCCTGCCCCGCGCGCTGGACGCCCTGCGCGTGGGTGGGCGCCTGGTGGTGGAGTCCTACCAGTCCCTGGAGGACCGCATCGTCAAGCAGGTCCTGGCCGCCGGGGCCGCCTCGCGCGCCCCCGAGGGCCTTCCCCTCATCCCGGAGGCCGACCAGCCCTACCTCGAGCTCCTCACCCACGGCGCCATCAAGGCCGACGCCCAGGAGATCGAGTCCAATCCGCGCTCGGCCAGCGTGCGCCTGCGCGCCGCCATGCGCACCCGCGAGGCCCTCCGGGCCCCTGCACTGGGGGTGGAGCGGCCCACCGGCCCCGCACCGGGGCCCCACTCGCCGCGCCAGCCGCGCCGAGCACCACGATCACCACGAGCCCAACGACACACACGCAACCCAGGAGGGGCACACCGATGA
- the mraZ gene encoding division/cell wall cluster transcriptional repressor MraZ yields MFLGTHAPKLDEKGRLILPAKFREELAGGIVLTRGQEHCLYAFTTAEFERMYAQLREAPLAQKQARDYIRVMLSGADSQIPDKQGRITLPAPLRAYAGLTRDLAVIGAGARVEIWDATAWSDYLTAQEQVFAETAEEIIPGFF; encoded by the coding sequence ATGTTCCTGGGCACGCATGCCCCGAAGCTGGATGAGAAAGGCCGTCTCATCCTCCCGGCCAAGTTCCGTGAGGAGCTGGCAGGCGGAATCGTCCTGACCCGGGGTCAGGAGCACTGCCTGTACGCCTTCACCACTGCCGAGTTCGAGCGCATGTACGCCCAGCTGCGTGAGGCGCCCCTGGCGCAGAAGCAGGCGCGCGACTACATCCGCGTCATGCTCTCGGGCGCCGACTCGCAGATCCCGGACAAGCAGGGCCGCATCACGCTGCCCGCTCCGCTGAGGGCCTACGCCGGCCTGACCCGCGACCTCGCGGTCATCGGCGCCGGTGCCCGCGTGGAGATCTGGGACGCCACCGCATGGAGCGACTACCTGACCGCTCAGGAGCAGGTCTTCGCCGAAACCGCCGAGGAGATCATCCCCGGCTTCTTCTGA
- a CDS encoding DUF3040 domain-containing protein has protein sequence MALSEREQQVLRDLESQLHQEDPALADTLERDERRLSRPSPRHVGAGVALVLVGLSLLVGGVSVGHGLVSILLGVAGFAVAVWGVSLALTRVSSGPKDPGSSSPRRGPKRPSGPRASGSSFMDRQSERWDRRRDSQG, from the coding sequence ATGGCACTGTCAGAGCGAGAGCAGCAGGTTCTACGTGACCTGGAATCCCAGCTGCATCAGGAGGATCCCGCCCTGGCCGACACCCTTGAGCGCGACGAGCGCCGCCTGTCGCGCCCCTCCCCCCGCCATGTCGGCGCCGGGGTGGCCCTGGTCCTGGTGGGCCTGAGCCTCCTGGTCGGGGGAGTCTCCGTAGGTCACGGTCTGGTCTCGATCCTGCTGGGGGTCGCGGGCTTCGCCGTCGCGGTCTGGGGGGTGAGCCTGGCGCTGACCCGCGTCAGCAGTGGGCCCAAGGACCCGGGCTCCTCCTCGCCCCGCCGGGGGCCCAAGCGGCCCTCCGGCCCTCGGGCCTCGGGCTCCTCCTTCATGGACCGCCAGTCCGAGCGCTGGGACCGGCGCCGCGATTCCCAGGGCTGA
- a CDS encoding DNA polymerase IV, translated as MSRAPRSQAARRSWGQDDSATPILHVDMDAFFASVELLEHPELAGRPVIVGGQDGRGVVSAASYEARAYGVASAMSMAEATRRCPQAVVLPVRHRLYSQVSARIMAVLDEVTPLVERLSVDEAFLDVSGSRRRMGSPLRIAAWIRAQVRQRIGVPASVGIASTKFVAKLASAHAKPDGVLLIPAQATQDFLNILPVEALWGVGARSAERLARWGITDVRTLAATDVRRLERILGAAAGRHLHDLAHGIDPRPVSPGREEKSVGTESTFYTTLTDREHARTILLDQTHQCAARLRAGDLRCRVVVLKARGADFTTVTRSRTLSVPTDLARDIWQTVSALFEALPTPGGGFRLLGVRVEGLSRGDDGVQLLLDDDPRRGAPERAADEVRRRWGRQALAPASLLGRPRPPSG; from the coding sequence ATGAGCCGGGCCCCGCGCTCCCAGGCGGCGCGGCGCTCCTGGGGCCAGGACGACTCGGCCACCCCCATCCTCCATGTGGACATGGATGCCTTCTTCGCCTCCGTCGAGCTCCTGGAGCACCCCGAGCTGGCCGGGCGACCGGTGATCGTCGGCGGCCAGGACGGGCGCGGCGTGGTCTCGGCCGCCTCCTATGAGGCCCGCGCCTACGGCGTGGCCTCGGCCATGTCCATGGCCGAGGCCACCCGGCGCTGCCCGCAGGCCGTCGTCCTACCCGTGCGCCACCGCCTCTACTCCCAGGTCTCGGCCCGCATCATGGCGGTCCTGGACGAGGTCACGCCCCTGGTCGAGCGGCTCAGCGTCGACGAGGCCTTCCTGGATGTCAGCGGCTCCAGGAGGCGCATGGGCAGTCCTCTCCGGATCGCCGCGTGGATCCGGGCCCAGGTGCGCCAGCGCATCGGGGTCCCCGCCTCGGTGGGGATCGCCTCGACCAAGTTCGTCGCCAAGCTCGCCTCGGCCCACGCCAAGCCCGACGGCGTCCTGCTCATCCCCGCCCAGGCCACCCAGGACTTCCTCAACATCCTGCCCGTGGAGGCCCTGTGGGGGGTGGGGGCCCGCAGCGCCGAGCGGCTGGCCCGCTGGGGCATCACCGACGTGCGCACCCTGGCCGCCACCGATGTGCGCCGCCTGGAGCGGATCCTGGGGGCCGCCGCGGGCAGGCACCTGCACGACCTGGCCCACGGCATCGACCCGCGCCCGGTCAGCCCCGGGCGCGAGGAGAAGTCGGTGGGCACGGAGTCCACCTTCTACACCACGCTGACCGACCGCGAACATGCCCGCACGATCCTTCTGGACCAGACCCACCAGTGCGCCGCCCGCCTGCGCGCCGGCGACCTGCGCTGCCGGGTGGTCGTCCTCAAGGCCCGCGGCGCCGACTTCACCACGGTCACCCGCTCGCGCACCCTGTCGGTCCCCACCGACCTGGCGCGCGACATCTGGCAGACCGTCAGCGCCCTGTTCGAGGCCCTGCCCACTCCCGGGGGAGGCTTCCGGCTCCTGGGGGTGCGGGTGGAGGGACTGTCCCGTGGGGACGACGGCGTCCAGCTCCTCCTGGACGACGATCCCCGCCGCGGGGCGCCTGAGCGGGCCGCCGACGAGGTGCGCCGGCGCTGGGGCCGGCAGGCACTGGCCCCGGCCAGTCTGCTGGGCAGGCCCCGCCCGCCCTCCGGGTGA
- a CDS encoding spermidine synthase, with translation MSRSGRGARRSSGRSAASSPTGASLAHLPVGPVPTSLATAELLQREDGILLLLDGTESSYLDLRDPARLDFEYHQQMDAVAEVLLGRGTPVRALHLGGAGCALARAWDRTRPGSTQLAVEIDEALARYARQWFDLPRSPRLRIRVGDAAQVLPELRPGQWDVVVRDVFTRAAVPGSCRDEAFLTACLRALRPGGIALINTVSPPRVELGAELGLLRGIFGGLLIVADPPVARGARPGNLVLVCRREPFTPEQRQELERAVRRLPLPVRTWSPQDRALPRG, from the coding sequence ATGAGCAGGTCGGGCCGCGGCGCGCGGCGCTCCTCGGGCCGATCCGCGGCCTCCTCCCCCACCGGCGCTTCCCTGGCCCATCTGCCGGTCGGGCCGGTGCCCACCTCCCTGGCCACCGCCGAGCTGCTGCAGCGCGAGGACGGAATCCTCCTGCTGCTCGACGGCACCGAGTCCTCCTACCTGGACCTGCGCGACCCGGCGCGCCTGGACTTCGAGTACCACCAGCAGATGGATGCTGTCGCCGAGGTGCTGCTGGGCCGGGGCACCCCGGTGCGCGCCCTGCACCTGGGCGGCGCCGGCTGCGCGCTGGCCCGGGCCTGGGACCGCACCCGCCCCGGCTCGACCCAGCTGGCGGTGGAGATCGATGAGGCCCTGGCCCGCTATGCGCGCCAGTGGTTCGACCTGCCGCGCTCACCGCGCCTGCGCATCCGGGTGGGCGACGCCGCCCAGGTGCTGCCCGAGCTGAGGCCCGGCCAGTGGGATGTGGTGGTGCGCGATGTCTTCACCCGGGCGGCGGTCCCGGGCTCGTGCCGTGACGAGGCCTTCCTGACCGCCTGCCTGAGGGCCCTGCGCCCTGGCGGGATCGCGCTGATCAACACCGTCTCGCCTCCCCGCGTGGAGCTGGGGGCCGAGCTGGGCCTGCTGCGCGGGATCTTCGGCGGGCTGCTGATCGTGGCGGACCCGCCGGTGGCCCGGGGCGCCAGGCCCGGCAACCTGGTGCTGGTCTGCCGGCGCGAGCCCTTCACCCCCGAGCAGCGCCAGGAGCTCGAGCGGGCTGTGCGCCGCCTGCCGCTGCCGGTGCGCACCTGGTCGCCCCAGGACCGCGCCCTGCCCCGAGGGTGA
- a CDS encoding proteasome assembly chaperone family protein, whose amino-acid sequence MRPLFTVQHPAGRPVSPRVLIHHFDGAMDAGSAGALAVEQLLMTLPHERLATFDIDSLVDYRARRPVMTYSHNTYSSVEMPELVLDLLQDDDGEDLLLLHGSEPDFRWDDFVAAVAHLVVSMGVGQAIGISGIPMAVPHTRPTYVHLHGSRPELLPAQPELFGHVELPGSMAAYLELRLGEMGLDSRGASAAIPHYLARDEFPQGASALLAAVVQATGLALPVGDLEAAANVNRAEIDAEASQQPEVSAVVSALEAQYDALAPRMAPQDHRAAAPALDLPSADEIGARLEAFLESKDSGELGPRWGGGPGA is encoded by the coding sequence ATGAGACCACTGTTCACCGTGCAGCACCCCGCGGGCCGTCCCGTCTCCCCGCGTGTGCTCATCCACCACTTCGACGGCGCCATGGACGCGGGCAGTGCAGGAGCCCTCGCCGTCGAGCAGCTGCTCATGACCCTGCCCCATGAGCGCCTGGCCACCTTCGACATCGACTCCCTGGTGGACTACCGGGCCCGGCGCCCGGTGATGACCTACTCCCACAACACCTACTCCTCGGTGGAGATGCCCGAGCTCGTCCTGGACCTGCTCCAGGACGACGACGGCGAGGACCTCCTGCTCCTGCACGGCAGTGAGCCGGACTTCCGGTGGGACGACTTCGTGGCAGCGGTGGCCCATCTGGTGGTGTCCATGGGCGTGGGCCAGGCCATCGGCATCAGCGGCATCCCCATGGCGGTGCCCCACACCCGCCCCACCTACGTCCACCTCCACGGCAGCCGCCCCGAGCTGCTGCCCGCCCAGCCCGAGCTCTTCGGCCACGTCGAGCTGCCCGGCTCGATGGCCGCCTACCTGGAGCTGAGGCTGGGCGAGATGGGCCTGGACTCCCGGGGGGCCTCGGCCGCCATCCCCCACTACCTGGCGCGAGACGAGTTCCCCCAGGGGGCCTCGGCCCTGCTGGCCGCCGTCGTCCAGGCCACGGGCCTGGCCCTGCCCGTGGGCGACCTGGAGGCCGCCGCGAACGTCAACCGCGCCGAGATCGACGCCGAGGCCTCCCAGCAGCCCGAGGTCTCCGCCGTCGTCTCGGCCCTGGAGGCCCAGTACGACGCGCTGGCCCCCCGCATGGCGCCGCAGGATCACAGAGCGGCGGCGCCCGCACTGGACCTGCCCAGCGCCGATGAGATCGGCGCCCGCCTGGAGGCCTTCCTGGAGTCCAAGGACTCCGGGGAGCTGGGACCTCGGTGGGGCGGGGGCCCCGGGGCCTGA